The following proteins come from a genomic window of Proteiniphilum propionicum:
- a CDS encoding C40 family peptidase, whose protein sequence is MYKKIALLIFISSLLASCVARKINVSYPKADTPLQKHILGYGMKYLNRPYRYAGKGPNAFDCAGFTSFVFREFGYSLSPSSSGQYRQFPGIDDRKELRPGDLVFFEGRSHNGNVGHVGIVKDVLGKGHFTFLHASTNNGVIISRSTEPYYASRYIRGGRVLNENPVYTEQQNQSKKKKSIVFNPAASNEGPEIQNAQSALSGKAGEPAETVFDDIHMSGQNNSSNNHVTLLQANTHENSSPGRSQSDSRRDGPESGTVFKADICVALREDSVIVPKPAVIKIGEDGPLKLTVKMGETLYSISRQFNCSIEQLKSWNPHLGPILMAGDTLTILSD, encoded by the coding sequence ATGTACAAAAAAATCGCGTTACTCATATTTATATCATCCCTGCTGGCATCTTGCGTAGCACGAAAAATAAACGTCTCTTACCCTAAGGCTGACACTCCATTGCAGAAGCATATTCTAGGCTATGGCATGAAGTATCTGAACAGGCCATACAGGTACGCCGGAAAAGGTCCCAACGCGTTCGATTGTGCAGGCTTTACATCTTTTGTCTTTCGTGAATTCGGATACAGCCTTAGCCCGAGTTCATCCGGCCAGTACAGGCAGTTTCCCGGAATAGATGACAGAAAAGAATTACGGCCGGGCGACCTGGTGTTCTTCGAGGGTCGTTCTCATAACGGCAACGTGGGACATGTAGGGATTGTAAAAGATGTGCTTGGCAAAGGGCACTTCACATTTCTTCATGCATCCACCAACAACGGGGTTATAATATCAAGGTCGACCGAGCCATATTATGCTTCCCGCTATATTCGCGGAGGAAGGGTTCTGAATGAGAACCCGGTTTATACTGAACAACAAAATCAGTCTAAAAAGAAGAAAAGCATAGTATTTAATCCAGCAGCATCAAATGAAGGGCCAGAAATACAGAATGCTCAGTCAGCATTATCAGGTAAAGCGGGAGAGCCAGCTGAAACAGTTTTTGATGATATACATATGTCAGGCCAAAACAATAGCAGCAATAATCACGTAACTCTTTTACAGGCCAATACGCATGAAAATTCCTCTCCCGGGAGGAGCCAATCTGACAGCAGAAGAGATGGCCCTGAAAGTGGCACTGTTTTTAAAGCTGATATCTGTGTCGCCCTTAGAGAAGACTCAGTGATAGTTCCCAAGCCTGCAGTAATTAAAATAGGCGAGGACGGTCCCCTAAAGCTCACCGTTAAAATGGGCGAAACGCTCTATTCAATATCACGACAATTCAATTGCTCCATAGAACAACTAAAGTCCTGGAATCCACATTTAGGCCCCATATTGATGGCAGGAGACACTTTGACTATTCTGTCTGATTAA
- a CDS encoding HAD family hydrolase: protein MLQLKNIIFDFGGVLIDWNPAYLYRKVFNKEEEMNYFLDNVCKPDWNVLQDAGRPLAEATAMKQQEFPRYKEEIAMFYGRWGEMLGGTFEENIRLIKPLKEKYKIYGLTNWSAETLPIAMERYDFFRDMDGMVVSGEEKLVKPDKKLYQILLDRYSIKPSESLFIDDNIENVKAAKAMGFHTIHLTEDVNLEQELKNKMVL, encoded by the coding sequence ATGCTGCAACTGAAAAATATTATCTTCGATTTTGGCGGTGTGCTGATAGACTGGAATCCTGCATATCTTTACAGAAAAGTTTTTAATAAAGAGGAAGAGATGAATTATTTCCTTGATAATGTTTGTAAGCCGGATTGGAATGTACTGCAGGATGCAGGCAGGCCTCTGGCAGAAGCTACAGCTATGAAACAACAGGAGTTTCCCCGGTATAAAGAGGAGATAGCCATGTTTTACGGCCGCTGGGGGGAGATGTTAGGAGGTACGTTCGAAGAAAATATTAGGCTGATTAAACCTCTAAAAGAGAAATACAAGATCTACGGACTTACCAACTGGTCGGCCGAAACCCTTCCGATAGCTATGGAGCGTTACGATTTCTTCCGCGATATGGATGGAATGGTTGTCTCGGGAGAAGAAAAACTGGTTAAACCCGATAAAAAACTGTATCAGATTTTACTGGACCGATATTCCATCAAACCTTCCGAATCGTTATTTATTGATGACAACATCGAAAATGTGAAGGCTGCAAAAGCTATGGGATTCCACACCATCCACCTGACTGAAGATGTGAACCTGGAACAAGAATTGAAAAATAAAATGGTTCTTTAG
- the metK gene encoding methionine adenosyltransferase: MNYLFTSESVSEGHPDKVADQISDALLDEFLAYDHNSKVACETLVTTGQVVLAGEVKSRAYVDVAEVARQVIANIGYTKSEYRFEALSCGVFSSIHEQSDDINRGVDQKSDPMDQGAGDQGMMFGYATNETQNYMPLPLDLSHALLQELSNIRKNEPELMPYLRPDAKSQVTVEYNEDGVPQRIDTIVISTQHDEFEKPRGNTKEDALEADRKMQSRIKSDVKTILIPRVQAQYRGRKDIQKLFDGNITYHVNPTGKFVIGGPHGDTGLTGRKIIVDTYGGKAPHGGGAFSGKDPSKVDRSAAYAARHIAKNMVAAGVASEVLIQVSYAIGVAEPMSIYVNTYGKSNVKMSDAEIAKKVKTLFDLRPKAIEQRLKLRNPIYLETASYGHMGRESRVVKKVFNSRYMPEPVIVSVELFTWEKLDYVDKIRKEFNL, translated from the coding sequence ATGAACTATTTATTTACCTCCGAATCGGTGTCCGAAGGGCACCCCGATAAAGTAGCCGATCAAATATCGGATGCTTTGCTTGATGAGTTTCTGGCATATGACCATAACTCAAAAGTAGCTTGCGAAACTCTTGTAACCACTGGTCAGGTGGTACTGGCAGGAGAAGTAAAATCCCGTGCATATGTAGATGTAGCAGAAGTGGCGCGACAGGTAATAGCCAATATTGGGTATACGAAAAGTGAATATCGCTTCGAAGCTCTTTCTTGCGGTGTTTTTTCAAGTATTCACGAACAATCAGATGATATCAACCGTGGTGTTGATCAAAAGTCGGACCCCATGGACCAGGGAGCCGGCGACCAGGGAATGATGTTCGGTTATGCTACCAATGAGACCCAGAATTATATGCCACTGCCGCTCGATTTAAGTCATGCCTTGCTGCAGGAACTGTCGAATATTAGGAAAAATGAACCTGAACTTATGCCTTATCTTCGTCCCGATGCAAAGTCACAGGTCACTGTGGAGTACAATGAAGACGGTGTGCCTCAACGTATCGATACTATAGTGATTTCTACACAGCATGATGAGTTTGAGAAGCCAAGGGGTAACACGAAAGAAGATGCCCTTGAGGCTGACAGAAAGATGCAGAGCCGTATCAAGTCAGATGTGAAGACAATACTGATTCCACGTGTTCAGGCTCAGTACAGAGGAAGGAAAGATATACAAAAACTTTTCGATGGAAATATAACCTATCATGTGAATCCTACGGGGAAATTTGTTATTGGCGGGCCACATGGCGATACCGGGTTGACCGGCCGCAAGATAATTGTAGATACCTATGGCGGAAAAGCACCTCACGGTGGTGGAGCATTTTCGGGAAAAGACCCCTCTAAGGTGGATCGTTCAGCAGCATACGCGGCACGGCATATAGCCAAAAATATGGTAGCTGCCGGTGTTGCTTCTGAGGTCCTTATTCAGGTTTCTTATGCCATAGGCGTTGCAGAACCAATGAGTATTTATGTTAATACCTATGGCAAAAGCAATGTTAAAATGTCGGATGCAGAGATTGCAAAAAAGGTAAAAACCTTGTTCGACTTGAGGCCCAAAGCTATTGAACAGCGACTCAAACTGCGTAACCCAATCTATCTTGAGACAGCCTCTTACGGACATATGGGACGTGAGTCTCGTGTGGTGAAAAAGGTGTTCAATTCACGTTATATGCCCGAGCCGGTGATAGTTTCAGTAGAGCTTTTTACATGGGAGAAGCTTGACTACGTTGATAAGATCAGGAAAGAGTTTAATTTGTAA